A genomic region of Parambassis ranga chromosome 7, fParRan2.1, whole genome shotgun sequence contains the following coding sequences:
- the LOC114438930 gene encoding PTB domain-containing engulfment adapter protein 1-like, with the protein MTDVSDDDNEISFHVKFLGRVEVVQPTGLQILTEAAQSLKTPDKYSSEKAAKNSRVHLFLTLSGIDILENKTKFLLYSCPLSTISFCAVLPSSTKVFGFVARHPAADMHHCYLFQSSKFSHVLVSVIGDAFRVSRQEETVRGGRDLIVEALRHKNKMLQKENEELKRKLKRQDK; encoded by the exons ATGACTGACGTTTCAGATGATGACAATGAGATCTCCTTTCATGTAAAG TTTCTGGGGCGTGTGGAGGTGGTCCAGCCTACAGGACTCCAGATCCTGACTGAAGCAGCTCAGAGCCTGAAG ACGCCAGATAAATACTCCTCAGAAAAGGCAGCTAAGAACAGCAGAGTCCATCTCTTCCTGACGCTGAGTGGGATTGACATtctggaaaataaaacaaag TTTCTGTTGTACTCGTGCCCTCTCTCCACCATCTCCTTCTGTGCCGTCCTGCCATCTTCAACCAAAGTCTTTGGCTTTGTAGCCCGCCATCCTGCAGCAGACATGCACCACTGTTATCTCTTCCAGAGCTCCAAGTTT TCTCACGTGCTGGTCTCAGTTATTGGGGACGCCTTCCGAGTTTCAAGACAAGAAGAGACGGTTAGAGGAGGACGAGACCTGATAGTGGAGGCCCTCAGACATAAG AATAAAATGCTGCAGAAAGAGAATGAAGAGCTGAAGAGGAAACTTAAAAGACAAGACAAATAA